The Streptomyces sp. NBC_00576 genome contains the following window.
GCGGGAACTCGTCCACGCCGGACGGCGACAGGAAGGCCTTGAAACCGAAGACACCGGCGTCGTGCAGGGGGCGCAGGTCCTTGACGTTGTCGGGCAGCGCACCGCCCCAGAAGCCGACGTCGATGTGCGCCTTGCCCGCGGCCACTTCCCGCTTCGTACGGAGGTGGTCGACCGTGGTCGTCGGCGGGAGGGAGTTGAGGGGCATGTCGACGAGGGTGGTGATGCCGCCGGCCGCCGCGGCGCGCGTGGCGGTCCAGAAGCCCTCCCACTCCGTGCGTCCGGGATCATTGACGTGCACATGGGTGTCGACCAGCCCGGGCAGCAGGGCGTCGTCGCCGAAGTCCTCCAGACGGGCGCCGGACGGCACGTCCGCCTCGTACGGGAGTACGGCCGCGATCCGGCCGTCGGCGACCGCCACGGTGGCCGCGCGCGTCCCCTCGGGCGTGATGACGCGCGTCGAGCGCAACACCAGTTCGATGTCGGACACCGGACCCCTCTCTGTCACCTCTGCCACCTGAATCCCGCCGTTAACTTCCACGTAACGGAATTCAACTTTCTGTTGAAGGAGTCTTCACCGACGGCCTCACACCGTCAAGAGTCACCCTGCCGACCCACCCGACCCGACGCCAACCGGAGCAGCAACCTGGATGTTTCCACAAGACGGAATTAGAGTTCCGAACGACAGAACGTAGCTATGCACCAGCAGGCCGTCAAGCAACCGACCGGTAGGCTGCACCATCGCCTGTCAGCAGTGAAAGGAACGCGCCGTGCCGACGCCCAGCGCCAGCTCCACCGACGCCGCCAAACCCGCCGCCAGCGGCGGTGTCCAGTCCCTGGAGCGTGCCTTCGATCTGCTGGAGCGCATGGCGGACGCGGGCGGTGAAGTCGGCCTCAGCGAACTGTCCGTGAGCAGCGGGCTGCCCCTGCCCACCATCCACCGGCTCATGCGCACGCTCGTGTCGTGCGGTTACGTACGACAGCAGCCCAACCGCCGGTACGCACTGGGCCCGCGCCTGATCCGCCTCGGCGAGTCCGCGTCCCGGCTGCTCGGCACCTGGGCCCGCCCCTATCTGGCCCGGCTGGTCGAGGAGACCGGCGAGACGGCCAACATGGCGCTCCTGGACGGCGACGAGATCGTGTACGTGGCGCAGGTTCCGTCCAAGCACTCGATGCGCATGTTCACGGAGGTGGGCCGCCGCGTCCTGCCGCACTCCACCGGCGTCGGCAAGGCCCTCCTCGCCAACCTCCCGCCGGACGAGGTGCGTTCACTGCTCGCCCGTACGGGCATGCCGGCCGCGACGGAGAAGACGCTCACGACCCCGGACGGCTTCCTGGCCGCCCTGGAGGCTGTGCGCCGCCTCGGTTACGCGGTCGACGACAACGAGCAGGAGATCGGCGTCCGCTGTCTCGCGGTCTCCGTCCCCGACTCCCCCACCGCCGCCGCGATCTCGATCTCGGGCCCGGCCGGCCGGGTCACGGAGGAGGCGACGGAGAAGATCGTGCCCGTGCTGAAGCAGGTCGCGGTCGAACTGTCGGAGGCACTGGCGAGCTCGGGCAGCCCCGCCCACTGACTTCCGGCCGTCGAGCAGCGGAGCGGTGAGGTCCGGTGCGGTACAGCGCCCCTGAGTGGCGGGGCGTTCGAACCAATCGGGGCGCACCAAGGCCATCGCCCCACGGGCTCGCTCTCGGGGCGCTGTCCTTCACAGACGACCCCGGTCTCACCGAGCCGTACGGGCCGCCCGCGGTGGAGACCGACTTCGTCGCCGACACCAACCACGCGGCCCTGGCACAGCCGCTCGCCGCAAATCCAGCTGAGCACTCAGTGGAGCACTCAGCGGCGCGGCGGACTGCCGAACAGCTCGACCGCCGTGCGGACGTCCGACAGACCCCGGGCGAGTGCGCTGACCGAGCCGATCGCGCCGGCGATCAGGAGCAACGAGCGGCGCAGGCGCGGGATTTCGGGGCTGCCGGTGATCACCATCGCGGCCAGGCTGGCCAGTTCGTCCTCGGCGATGCCGCGGTCGGGGAACTCGGCCGGATGCGCGGCGAGTTCACGGCGTAGCCGGGA
Protein-coding sequences here:
- a CDS encoding IclR family transcriptional regulator produces the protein MPTPSASSTDAAKPAASGGVQSLERAFDLLERMADAGGEVGLSELSVSSGLPLPTIHRLMRTLVSCGYVRQQPNRRYALGPRLIRLGESASRLLGTWARPYLARLVEETGETANMALLDGDEIVYVAQVPSKHSMRMFTEVGRRVLPHSTGVGKALLANLPPDEVRSLLARTGMPAATEKTLTTPDGFLAALEAVRRLGYAVDDNEQEIGVRCLAVSVPDSPTAAAISISGPAGRVTEEATEKIVPVLKQVAVELSEALASSGSPAH
- a CDS encoding DUF5955 family protein; this encodes MAGSDEDPRVAALRTAVSRLRRELAAHPAEFPDRGIAEDELASLAAMVITGSPEIPRLRRSLLLIAGAIGSVSALARGLSDVRTAVELFGSPPRR